From the Manihot esculenta cultivar AM560-2 chromosome 14, M.esculenta_v8, whole genome shotgun sequence genome, the window CTTGAGCTGAATTGTTGATATGCTTTTCTCTGGATTTTATATTTGCAGCTAAATGGTAGCTAGTTTTGTAGCTCTCAAAGTCTTTATATTTGCATGAGATAGGTTTTAATGATGGTTTTATCACATATTTTTTGGTCTTTTCTGAAATATCTATCTCTTTAATTTCTCTTATACCAATCATTTGGCTAGGCTGCATCTGGTGCCGTGCAGTGTCAAATGATGGATATGACTTATCCAGGAGTTGTTCCCATGCACAAGGTGACAAGATGCTATTGTGTCTTTGTTATTCATATTTCACCTTATATTTTGTCAGTTATTGTGTAATGATGGAATAGCTTTCCCTTGGTTTTCATTGTGGTTTATTGCAGGTGAATTTTGATGCGAAGACAGAATATGATATGATCCAAAATTACAAGGTTCTGCAGGATGTTTtcaacaaattgaaaattgaaaaggtcagttattttcaaatttaagcTTATTGTTTGGCACATCTTTCACGCATGAAATTTTCAGTGCTCAGTCTCATTTCTCATGCAAAGCACTAGATTAATAGTTGAATACACATCAGGAAGTTTACAATACATCTAAGTTGATGTAATTATATCTTAGACGATATCAGTTCCATGATTGTTGCAGTGCTACATATTTCACCTCACCttttcattttggttattattaTTGAGCTGGTGTTATCCTCCTGGAACCAGTTTATTATTTAGCTGGTATTATCCTGCTTCAGCATGATCAAATTTAAGCTTAGAAAATGGAAAATGACCAATTGACTATGCTAGTTGGGTTTAAGCATGATCAAATTTAAGCTTAGAAAATGGAAAATGACCAATTGACTATGCTAGTTGGGTTTATACTGGTGAAGTCAAGACATTGATAAATAGTTTTTCCTTAGTATATATCACATgctgattttattatattggaAGATGATTGTGTCGTAACACTTTGATTGAGGATAAGATCGATATGATTGGCTGTCATAACATGTGAATTGGTTATTTCTTCATTAGTTAAATTGCCGGCATTTTAGTTGAGAATCGGAGTTGggtattttatttcaatattagGGCTCACAATTATATTTTTGGAATATATGGCAGCATGCTTATTGTAGTAAAACTGAGCATAAGGTCAGGATGGTTGTTTACGGCGACAAGTGAAATTGTTATTTCTTTGTTGGTAGCAGTGTCAGCATTTTAGTTGAGAAACAGGGTTCGTGTGTGTTATTTTAACATTAGAGCTAacaattatatttttgtttGACATTCCTTTTCTTTTGGGTTATTCGGCAGCATATTGAAGTTAACAAGCTTGTTAAAGGCAGGCCTTTGGACAACTTAGAGTTCTTACAGTGGCTGAAACGATACTGTGATTCCATTAATGGGGGCATCATGAACGAGTTTGTTGCTTTCTCTTTTATCATCATCCTTTCACTATGTTGTACTCATTGATAATActtttgtattatttttatattattgattattttatgtttttcaaaGGAACTATAACCCTGTTGAACGAAGAATTAAGGGGGGAAAGGACCGTAACTCCAAGGGTGGtcagaagacctcaaaatcACTGCAATCAAACAATTTGCACAATTCTTCCTCTGGCAATTCAGTTGGCCTGAGTAAAATATCTGGTTAGTGTAGAATGTAAAACGTTCTGTTTGCTGTGCTCTACATTTCTATTTTACTCCTTTCCGATTCTGCTCATTGTTAATACACATTACTGCAGGGCTAAAGCAAGGGAGGGGAAGTGCTGTAGCAGGTGGGGCTAATTCTTCAGCGGATATTGAGACATTGTCCAAGGAGGTATCCAGCATTAGATTTTCTTTTCTAgcttaaatttcaataaatgaGCAGGTTTCTCCCCGGGCTTTTGTTTTTACCTTGGTCATCAACGCAGATCAGGGGTTGAGGTTTATGTGCTGGAGAAGATAAACTACTTCATCTATCTTTTATCAGCTATTGTTAAAATTTTCTTGTGTTGTTACTGTTCCTTTTGGACATCCTGTAATGTCAAAAATATGTGCGTATAAATTTTATGCTTTGATACAGATCACTGATCTcaagctctctgtggaccattTGGAAAAGGAAAGAGATTTTTACTTTGCAAAGTTAAGGGATGTAGAATTACTTTGTCAAGCTCCTGAATTGGAGGATCTCCCAGTAAGTTTTCTGGAGACCCGAATGGTGTAGTTTTATGTATAGAATGGGCAGAAGAGGTTCAATATTAATTTGGTATGGGACTTTGTTTATATGGTTGTAGATGGCAGTGGCAATCAAGAAGATACTATATGCTGCTGATACTAAGGAATCTGCACTTGAAGAAGCTCAGGAATATCTGTATCAAGCTATGAATAATGGTGAAGATGAGGCCTGAATTTAGATTAGCAATGGATAACTTTGCATGGGTAAGGTAAAGATACTTTCAGGGCCTCGTGCTCTAGGATACTGGTGATCTTTCGTTGTGCTCTAGACTCTTAAAACTTATTAACCAAATAAATTTAACCCTTCTGGATGTTTTCTTGAATTGAAGCAATGTCTAATTgattaaagaaagaaaacagcAGCTGCTGTTGCTTTACTTTCTTAGCACGCATGTATTTGGAGGTTTTGTTGGGCTCTCATATCCACAAGGTGGGGCCTTCATACTTATGATATGAACATCTTAAGGCTCAGAAAGGTTCATTAGGCTAATTCAGTGCAAACTATTTACTGAACTGAATACTCCCATAAGCCTACTTATTTTTCAAATGTATTAAGAAAATACAGTTATgataattaaaacaataaattgtATATACTTTTCTATTATATCTCCTCATATTgattcattattaaattatttttgatgttaataattttattcaatgcatattattaaatatattaccaTCTTAAAAAGTACACGGACAGGGTAATAAACAAACTAAATCACAAAGAgctgaattttttatttcagtttattgaaTTGCTGCACCAGCACGGGGCTGGTATAACACGTTCTTTTGTAGAACATAGTAAGCCATTACTAAATCTCAGAATAAATCCAACTCTACattattattatctaaaaaagaaaaactaataCGACAGCAGACTTATTGACTTCTGAGCGTCGAATATATACTGTGCTCAATGCTCTCCAGGCTGCAGCCACCACCCGGATACCTTTCTCAACAACATTAATATCAAGGTGTAGTAAAAAGCATCATCCACCCACCCAACAGAGACCTTATCGTCAGGTTTGGACGAAACCCGTTTGCCACTTGAGGTAGTTTTGTTCAAAGAAGAAGATGGTGAAAGTCTACTCGAGTCGGATGCTGACGAGGAGATGGGTTGGAGGACGAAGCACGCAAGGCGATTAgggtaatttttttctttatcgtGTAAGAACGATTAGGGTAACAAGGGATCGGCTTTCGTAAGAACACTGTAGACTGAGCTTATAGCAGAAACGGCTAccaaatttattaaaagaaaacccattaattaattaaagaaaaacaatttgattcattttttttttgtttccaaTAAAAATAACCAAACTAATCAGAAAAATATCGAACTGActgaattaaaaaagaaattaatttaaaattttaaaattaatgcccAAAACCGAATTAATTGGCAAAAAGGAAATAATTTGATTTGACTTCAATTTAACacatcacacacacacacacacaccctTGTCGATGAAAATACTATGCAGTAATATAATAAtgttattaaaaaaagtaaGAACTCATACTCTTTTCCAAATACTATGAATTCAACATGTAAAATCTCATTGAGTGACGAGCATACTTCAGTCCTATATTATAAGAATCAAACCACAGAGATAATTGACGCATAATTTCGGACCCCACACTTCTTTTTAGTAAAAGCATCCATGATTACACGTCGACAATCATATTCAAAAGGAAAAGTTTGCGTTGGAACTTTGGAGCTAAGATATGAACAAAGGAAAAGGCAAGTGATAAACCAAGAACAGTGAAAATCACCTTTGTGCAAAGGGGCCTAATAATTGCCAACTACGAATCTGGTGACTAGAAAATAGAAATCCAACGGTCATCAGTGGTTAAAAATACCACAATAAAGAACAAGAAGAATCAATGCATGATATCTTTAAATAGCAGGTGCACTTTACTAACATTATCTTCCCATGACAAAGGTCTGTGCatggttaataaaaaataagaaatatcaAGAGTCAAAGATATTTATATGCTATTAACATGTAATTATATACTATAACACTAAAACATCCAGTTTCCTGCACAAAACTGCAACACCATATCAACAAAGGATAATCTAAGTTTCAGCAACGAAAAGTAGAAAAACCTAGTAGGAGCCTTTTTCAACAGTCTACTAACCAGCAAGACCAAACCGAGGGTTACAAGCCTTAATATCTATAATCCTCATCGAAGATTGTGTTTGCATAAATGTTACTCCTGGACTTGTCAGCCTGCAAACCAAGGAGGAAGGGAGAAAAAAAGAGGAAGATGATTAGAATAGTTGAAACCACTTATGAAATACTATTAATAGACTATCTAATCTGCCACAGTTTCTGTCAATTAGAGAAATAGGTATAATTTCAATTACCCTCATTTTCATTACAACTCACTCTTAACATCAGTTAGCTCCCAAAACAGTACTAAGCATGAAAAACTGATCATTAATGCTTTAATGCATACCCTGTGAATAAGCTTCTCAAATGCTTCAGTTCCGTTCTCTTCAATGTATTTCTCTGCAGCAGTTAGAATGTCATCTGACTTATTGAAGACATCCTTCTTCCGTGGGACATACCAGATATTAATAGTTTGTTGTGGGTTAACAAAGAGAGGTCTCACAAAGTGCTCATAAACATACGCGGCACCGCTGAAGTATGGGATCACCAACCAGCATGTCAAAATGAGCTTTGCATATGACCATATAGGTATCCTGCCATTAACAATAAGAACATTCCAGCGACTCTTATATATAGTCTTGATAAAGACACATTTCAAATCATGCCAAATTTCCAAAGGCAAAATTTcataatatttgatatttccgGTAGAATTTTATTTCACATCGAAAGAGTATATTGAATTTGCACCGACATCAACTTTACAATTAATCACATGCTTCCCTTCAAATAGGAAGGATTAAAGCAATAAATCTACTACTAGATTGTACTGATAAAAGTAGTGCATTAGAATTGACACACAATTGAGATTATAGACTCCAAATTATGTCGTAATGCACATTCAATGCAGTTCACATTTTCAAAATTCATACTTATAGTCCAAAGTGCAAGACCTCCTTACCATTCAATGACCTTAGCAAAGGTGAGCTCGATGAGAGTAATCATAGAATAAAGGACCCAATAAGTAAGCCACTGCTGGTCGTCAACAACGGATTTGGTCTCAATTGCCCTAATTGAGGCATATCTGCCGAAAATTGAGATCAATCAACCATAATAACCTTGTAATTTCAGTGCCATCATACCCAGTTCAGACACCCCCCATGACATCTACtagggaaagaaaagaaaaaaaaatatttgtaagGCAACTTACAGAGGATAAACAAGACTGACCACAGGCCTGCGGAGTAAACAAATTAAgcaaattagaaattaaattaagaaagaATCATATTCTCACCATTGACAACTCGTTGTGTTTGATTCATCTTTGTTAGTCACCctttttagattaaaaaagaaagtaTTCTACTGATCTCAACAGCTAAAAGTCTAAATTTTCTTTCCCATTCATCATTTTGCTAGCAAACTGGTAAAATTATCTACCAATCCACTAAAATCCCTTCAATTATTTTTACTACTAACTTAATAAAACTCCAGGCTCATTGCGGGCTTTGCCTTTGTTAAGCAATTGGATACAATCGAATAAGCAAAATAGGCACaatggaggaggaggaaaagtgAGAGAAAGAAACTCACCCAGCAAGAACATCAAAGTTCTTAAGAATCACCTTGAGGAAGCTTCCAGCTCCAGATCCCATCCCTCTCTCAGAAGGTAATGTGCTTTTTCCTTGTCTTCTTTCTTGCTCTGATCTCCAATTTCTCACAGCAAGAAGCTAGGGTTTTTAACTTAtactgatttttaatttaatttttcaggtTCAGGCTTCTGCGTGTCTGGAAATCGCAGTAGACAGGTGTGTTTCAAGCAGAGAGAACCCAAAGTAAAAAAGAAACTCCGAACCGGACAAACTGACACTGGTTAGCCTACGTACATCGCGGAGTTTATTTGTCCGTCATATCGATCCGTTAAATTTTAGGTTTCTTAATTTTCGTCATTATTGACCGTTGATCTGATGTAGGCCCTCCGTGCTCAATTTTTTCAGGAGCTAGTGGATTGGGTACAACAAACTCGGTGGAATCGCTGAAAGACACCATCCTTATGTGAAATCACAAAATTGCCACCATCTGCCTCTAGTaagttctaaaaaaaaaaaaaaaaaaaaaaaaaaaatgttgtaTGAGACAAAAAGCTTATTATAATAAGGCTGCTATTATAGGGCGAAAACCAATTTGATGGATGAATGATAATTTCATATCAGCAAAAACCAATAATGTCCCACTAATCATAAGCTTTAAGTTCAACTTTACTAtggattaaaagaaaaaaataatctaGTAATCCTTTACAAAAGGCTACAGTGGttctttgaattatttttaaaatattaaataagactattatttataaaaattaaagagtgtgatttatatttattttaatttatttaatttttaataataattttcttaaaattttctttttggcCATCCAAAATATTTGTCATTAAGTGTTGTAGTTACTAAAATGAGAACAAggttactattttttaaaaataaaatattatattcttctaattaaatttaaaattttgaataagtaGATAAGTCATAAGGAAAGCCTACtttataactttttatttattttaagtgttttctttaatttataaacTAAATCAAATACTACTTTATTTATTCATGACTTTTGTTTATAAGCGGGTCTAGCTAACTTATGGTGCAAACCAAACATCTTCCTAGAAATTATATCTGGAATAAAAATGGAAAACTTTGATTTTATCTTATAATATAATACTCGAGGTTTAACAATACTCATAATTTTAATctcttattttaataaaaaataatttaatctttaaagtttcaatttattaataaaatagtcattttattaaattttttattcaattataataatttattttttaaaataatttaatcttttaattttaataatttataataatttaatttttatgattttaatatttataacaatttacAATTAATTTAGCAGAAtgtctattttattaataaaataaaaattttgagattaaattatttatttaaaaaaatagaaattaagatTTTACTTGGTTGAGAGTAATTCAAttagaaaatttgaaatttttaaaacattgaaaattatttctgtttagtttttgtttacttttttaaaaataatttatttactccaatccaattcaattaaattattttttaaaaaataccttttcaataaataatatgttcAAACTAAATAAGACCTAAATAGTGGGTTTTGGTAAATTCAGAGATTatgcaataaattatttattttttaaggagAAAAATATTCCCATTAATCTTCCAAAAGATTaggtttttacttttttttttcgaagGATTAGGTCTTTAGTTGTTACACCTTTCACCGAGACGGGTATTGATCTTCCAAAATCTTAAATCTGCCCTAGGTTATCTTTCCTTTGCATATCTACACGGACTATCTCCGAAACCAAGGTTATGCAATTCTCTGTATGTACCATCTCCATTTATGGGTATTATTCAATTGGCTTTGCCAAAATGGAAATTGAAAATGACATTATCAGCGTAACTAATGGCCTTCATCGGGGCATTTGATTTTACAGGCCAACTCCAACCCTATgcactattttttatattattttagtgtTTTACATCAAAATAGtgcaatattatttttaatattctgtactatttttaacattaaaaaaaatattttatttatattcttctcttactttaatattatattatttattttactttaattttatttatatattttactcaaaaaattcatatattcactctaaatatttatatattttatattttcatttaatatttaaatatttaattattttataaataaacaaataatatattaattatagaaaacattaattataaatatacattaattaagtattaattaacaaattaaaaataaaataaactaatacatattaaatttaaaaaacatacatatataactgtaaatatattaatttaaattaaatttcaataattataaaaatataaaataaattaaaaatataataaattatgagagaaaaaaaattaaatttaattaaaaatatatataaattttaaattatattataaattaaaaaaaatagaaaaaaatataaattttaaattatattataaatttaaaaaagaaaaaaaaaaagaaaaaaaagcgcTGCGTTGGAGGGCCATCTCCAACGCGTTGGAGATGGCCTTATTCTTttctgccttttttttttttctttttcaattttgttTGTTAGTTTGTTTGTTAGTCATTCTACAGACCAAGTGGCCCACCAGTTAGGTCATCCAACTTCACAAAATATTCAGTTCCTGGTTGTTGGTATCGATTTCTCCTCCCATGTTCAGCAGTACGTACAGTGTGGCACAATTTGATTGCTCTAGTAATGAAGTCAAATTTTGATTTGGGAGCAAAGGGTATTTTTTACATTTGGAGCTCACCATTCCCAATCCAAGGCCGAAATTCACAATCAACCATAATTATTTTACCACATTAACATGCAATATAATACCAACTCTACAAAAGGCAACTGCTGATTGATGAATAAATAAGGATGCTATTGAACTTCCTTCCTGGCTGTTAGCTGCTCCTGCTCCCCAAGAAGTTGGGATGGCCATGAATCTGCAGGCGTTGGATACCTAGCATGTGGTTTACTCACATTCGAGGTAGTCCTCGGATAAGCTTGGAGATCAGGATGGAGGGGGACAACAAAGACAGCTGGTGCTTGCTGTAATGTAGCTTCTGCTGCAGGCAACCCCAGTGACTCCCCAGGAAAATGTGGTGTCAGTCGAGGATGGTGAAACTCAGGAGGAGGCACATTAAGGTCAGGTTTCGATAGGGCCACTCTTTTTTCCAGTTCACTCTGCAATTGCTCAATCTCAGTATCTAAAGCAGAGTTTTCTTCCTTCAGTTCATTCTTCTCAATTGTTACCTACAATTCAAACTTCTCGTAAACATTCTCGGTTCTCAGGGACTCCTATTTTATAGGTCAATCAATTTTGGCATTAATGTGTCATCAGAGTATTCTGCATACGTCATCGTAAAAAAAGGCGAAATGAACTTACATAGCGAGATTCAGATAACAGAGATCCATTCTCCTTCTTGAGACACTCGATCAGACCAAGCAAGTCCTTCAACAATCTAGCAGCTTCAGACAAAATGGAGGCCTTCCCATTATTTGGTTGGGTAAGTTCTGTAAAAGAAAATTCCTCCAGTCAGACGCAATGTCAAAATCTCGAAAACGATTGTCTTATCTGTCAAACTGAAATACCATGATCAATAGGTCTTTGCAAAAATCTAAAATAAGGAAATCACAGAGAGAATAGAAGTTACCGAGAGCACTGGCTAGCTCAAGGAAGAGGTCATTCAATTGCTCCCGCTTCAGTTTTTCCCTCTCGGCCTTGTGAATTCTTCTAGGAATTTTCCCATTTTTCTTACCAGGGCAACCCCTGCGTCAAAGATAACTTTAAATCAAGatacaacatttaaaatattgattttcATCCAGATTAGATTCATCCAAACTAGCTTAAGTCCCTTCTTCTCCCTCCCTTTTTTGGTCAATTTTGGGGAGGGGGAGAGGTGAGATTCTGGAAATTCACTCAAATCTGGTAATAGCTCAATAAATTCAGGAACCAATACATCATAAGCACACAGATTTAAGCCCCAATTTGATGTTCCTGTATAACCAGGTTACATTTAATAATGCATGTTTTTTTTTCGGATTTAATAACGCATGTTACAAACAGGATTATAAGCAAATTGAATTTTGCATGCAAGGCATCCACAACTGGCCAAAAACAGATGGCTGCAACATAATATATGCTGAATCTTAGGTGATTAAACATTACTAGACAGAAGCACACCAATTTATAGAGGATTATAGCCCTCAGGTAGGATGCTGGGAGAAAGAATTTGGAAGCAATCCTACCCTACCGGGCTTTTTTATTAAGTGATTTTCCCAAGACTTGAATGTGCACCTTTGCTGGGCATGATTTTTACGATTTCACCAGGCAATCGGCCCATGCCTTTCCATTTACTATTGTGTCAACAATATTCAAAACAAAGCCCCTTTTCAATATGCAACCTGTATTCACACGTCTCAGGCCATATCGCTATTTGTTATCCATCCATTTCAATTCCAAGAATTGAGACATACCCCAGCAAAATGCAATGCGTTAAACGATTGAAATTTACTTTCAAAACAATCCAAACTAAAAAATTGAGATTCTTTAATCAACTAACCTTTTTCCAATAGTCTCTGCTGCTACATCCGTCTCATCAGCCGCAGAAAGAGGATCCTCAAGACCCATACTTGCTCCAGGGACTTGAATCTGTCAACCGCAAACCTCACTTGAAATAGGTACACATTCCTATCCTAAACTTGCAAATTTTAGCTAATACTAAGCAAATGAAAGGAAACAAATACAATTATGAATTATCATATGTGCTTTCACTTTGCACTGACAACAAATTTGGATAACAGCAGAAGTTAttgaaaagaaggaaaaaatcaAAACTCAGTTCCATTTTCCAAGGCTTTCACCACTTTCTCAGAAACCAAACAAAATTTCACTGATAACCAAAACCCAATAGCAGATGCAGACACCAAAAGTTGGATAACAACATAGGAGAATTCCCAAATTAGGCAATGAAAAATCGCTTAAGAGTAGGAAAAGTTACCTCGAAGGGCAAAGTAGGCCAAGCACCTAACAGAAAGAACAAATAGAATTAAAGGAGGAGAAATTTGGGAGATTAATGAGGAAAAATCAAATGATTTTGAGTTTGGAATTAGGGTACGTGTGCTACAAGACAACAGAGCAGAGAGAGCCAGAAGGGCGCGTGGAAAGAACGTGCCTTTTGATGCATTGGAATCAAACGCCTATGGCCAACACGTGCTCTCTCGCGGTCTTTTGTTCTTTGGTGCCTTTTTTCTTTGTCAATGCGCACGCCATTTGGTCTCCACACGTCCCAATCCACGTCAGCTAGCGACTCATCATGATTTGTTGTATAATCGATCCTCATTTTAaggatataattattataagcttagatttaataacaatattaaattgttacatttttattatatatgattttaatttgttCCACGTAAATTTCATTATAGATATTTAATTTagcttttattaaatttaatcttaTATAAAATTACGCTTATATGAAATACactctaattttatttatatattaattattaataaataattaataaaaactaccacatatgtaaaattatagagcatattattatgattttatttattctttttctctttactttaatGTAATtacttttcatttcaaaatttagtaaatacatatttttttggtttcatattgattaataaatagttaataaaaattagCCTATATAAAAAggaataacaaataaaattataattaattatttttatctcttattttaatgcagttaattttctatttcaatATTTGTTTCAACAGCTAGTTGTCCCCAAGAAAAATAGTGCCAGAAATATAAGGTTGAAGGCCCAAAAGAGGACCCACTTATTAATCTTATAATGCAATATCTAAGCCCattaaaaaccaagaaatcctACGATTAAGTGGGTCGACTCGACCCGAAAGGTAACCCGGATGGAAGACGCTGGTTTCCaacttatttattattgtttaaattgAATATACAAAAGCAAAATGTACATTATTTCATATTAAGgctccatttattttataacaatttttttattatacttgAAATATTCAAGaaattttattgatgaaaaatattttttattaaaaaataaattaaatattttttaaataatttttttctttttgaaataaaatatccCTACATTAATATCATAAAATCTAAACCTATATATCTTACTAGTttgcaatttaattatttataagtcttacaaattttaaatttcataatttccTCTCTCTCTgagacacacacacacacatcaATGCATGGTTC encodes:
- the LOC110600251 gene encoding microtubule-associated protein RP/EB family member 1A is translated as MASNIGMMDSAYFVGRNEILTWINNRLQLNLTRIEEAASGAVQCQMMDMTYPGVVPMHKVNFDAKTEYDMIQNYKVLQDVFNKLKIEKHIEVNKLVKGRPLDNLEFLQWLKRYCDSINGGIMNENYNPVERRIKGGKDRNSKGGQKTSKSLQSNNLHNSSSGNSVGLSKISGLKQGRGSAVAGGANSSADIETLSKEITDLKLSVDHLEKERDFYFAKLRDVELLCQAPELEDLPMAVAIKKILYAADTKESALEEAQEYLYQAMNNGEDEA
- the LOC110600252 gene encoding HVA22-like protein a; translated protein: MGSGAGSFLKVILKNFDVLAGPVVSLVYPLYASIRAIETKSVVDDQQWLTYWVLYSMITLIELTFAKVIEWIPIWSYAKLILTCWLVIPYFSGAAYVYEHFVRPLFVNPQQTINIWYVPRKKDVFNKSDDILTAAEKYIEENGTEAFEKLIHRADKSRSNIYANTIFDEDYRY
- the LOC110600253 gene encoding transcription factor bHLH47 — its product is MGLEDPLSAADETDVAAETIGKRGCPGKKNGKIPRRIHKAEREKLKREQLNDLFLELASALELTQPNNGKASILSEAARLLKDLLGLIECLKKENGSLLSESRYVTIEKNELKEENSALDTEIEQLQSELEKRVALSKPDLNVPPPEFHHPRLTPHFPGESLGLPAAEATLQQAPAVFVVPLHPDLQAYPRTTSNVSKPHARYPTPADSWPSQLLGEQEQLTARKEVQ